The following are from one region of the Candidatus Equadaptatus faecalis genome:
- a CDS encoding glycosyltransferase, translating into MFQENGYKTCVATNFKDFEKKLAYCNVQYDVPFERNPFKLNNLTAYSKIKKIIADNKFEIIHCHTPVGSVLTRLAARKYRKNGKCRVIYTAHGFHFYKGAPLINWLLYFPAEWICSFFTDVLITINKEDYEFAKKHLHAERTEYVPGVGIDLEKFSNKISDEEKQRIRAELDLMPEDKLILSVGELNRNKNHEIVIRALGKLHDQKLHYAIAGKGELKDYLQSLAKQRGVKLYLLGFRTDVKELYQSADMFVFPSKREGLSVALMEAIASKTPVLCSKIRGNTDLVTEENLFDLNNIRQLTDKISSCSPISATEENFANLKPFSLETVTAKMRAIYEI; encoded by the coding sequence ATGTTTCAGGAAAATGGATATAAAACCTGTGTTGCGACCAATTTTAAAGACTTTGAAAAGAAACTTGCATACTGCAACGTTCAGTATGATGTACCGTTTGAAAGAAACCCGTTCAAACTTAACAATCTGACCGCTTATTCAAAAATAAAAAAGATTATTGCAGACAACAAATTTGAAATTATACATTGTCATACTCCTGTCGGCAGTGTTTTAACACGGCTTGCAGCGCGAAAATACAGGAAAAACGGAAAATGCAGGGTAATATACACGGCGCACGGATTTCATTTCTACAAAGGAGCGCCGCTCATAAACTGGCTGCTGTATTTCCCCGCGGAATGGATATGCAGCTTCTTTACGGACGTGCTGATAACGATAAACAAAGAAGATTACGAATTTGCGAAAAAACATCTGCACGCTGAAAGAACTGAATATGTTCCGGGCGTAGGAATTGATTTAGAGAAATTCTCAAATAAAATCAGCGACGAAGAAAAACAGCGCATACGCGCTGAACTTGACTTAATGCCGGAGGATAAATTGATTTTATCTGTTGGGGAATTAAACAGAAACAAAAATCATGAAATTGTTATCCGTGCTTTGGGAAAACTGCACGATCAAAAGCTGCACTACGCAATAGCCGGTAAGGGTGAGTTAAAAGATTATTTGCAAAGTTTGGCTAAGCAGCGTGGCGTAAAATTGTATTTGCTGGGCTTTAGGACAGACGTGAAAGAACTTTATCAAAGTGCGGATATGTTTGTATTTCCGTCAAAGCGTGAAGGATTATCGGTGGCTCTTATGGAGGCAATTGCAAGCAAAACGCCGGTGCTTTGTTCAAAAATCCGCGGTAATACTGATTTAGTCACAGAAGAAAATCTGTTTGACCTTAATAATATCCGGCAACTAACCGACAAAATTTCAAGCTGCAGCCCGATATCTGCAACGGAAGAAAATTTTGCAAACTTAAAGCCTTTTTCTTTAGAAACTGTAACCGCAAAAATGAGGGCAATATATGAAATTTAG